Proteins encoded by one window of Culicoides brevitarsis isolate CSIRO-B50_1 chromosome 2, AGI_CSIRO_Cbre_v1, whole genome shotgun sequence:
- the LOC134831640 gene encoding ribonucleoside-diphosphate reductase subunit M2 translates to MMQEKENIIETMDKFTIKSPRKILSEKTNQNTVEKTDEAVKTLQTPQNAVGSALANKKSMEFDPSIEPLLKDNPRRFVIFPIEYHDIWKMYKKAEASFWTAEEVDLSKDMADWEKLKPSERKFISHVLAFFAASDGIVNENLVERFSQEVQITEARCFYGFQIAMENVHSEMYSLLIDTYIRDPQERDFLFNAIETLPCVKKKADWAMSWICSKNANFAERVIAFAAVEGIFFSGSFASIFWLKKRGLMPGLTFSNELISRDEGLHCDFACLMYKHLVQKPPKERVLEIITEAVKIEQEFLTDALPVAMLGMNCELMSQYIEFVADRLLLELEQEKYYNTKNPFSFMEFISLEGKTNFFEKKVGEYQKAGVMASRLDNVFTLDADF, encoded by the exons atgatgcaagaaaaggaaaatatcATCGAAACAATGGACAAATTCACAATTAAG agCCCTCGCAAGATTCTGAGCGAGAAAACAAACCAAAATACCGTTGAAAAGACTGACGAAGCAGTAAAAACGCTGCAGACACCCCAAAATGCTGTCGGCTCAGCGTTAGCTAATAAGAAATCAATGGAATTCGATCCGAGCATCGAACCGCTATTGAAAGACAATCCACGGAGATTTGTAATATTCCCCATCGAGTATCATGATATAtggaaaatgtataaaaag gCTGAAGCTTCATTCTGGACCGCCGAGGAAGTTGATCTTTCCAAAGACATGGCAGATTGGGAGAAATTGAAGCCATCCGAGCGCAAATTCATCTCTCACGTCTTGGCATTCTTCGCCGCATCCGACGGAATTGTCAACGAAAATCTCGTTGAACGTTTCTCGCAAGAAGTTCAAATCACCGAAGCTCGTTGCTTCTACGGTTTCCAAATCGCCATGGAAAATGTGCATTCCGAAATGTACTCGTTGCTTATCGACACGTACATTCGCGATCCTCAAGAACGTGATTTCCTCTTCAACGCCATCGAAACTCTCCCGTGCGTCAAGAAAAAAGCTGATTGGGCAATGAGTTGGATTTGCAGCAAAAACGCCAACTTTGCTGAACGTGTCATTGCTTTCGCCGCTGTCGAGGGAATTTTCTTCAGCGGAAGTTTCGCATCGATCTTTTGGTTGAAGAAACGCGGACTTATGCCTGGCTTGACCTTTTCCAATGAGTTGATTTCGCGTGACGAAGGCTTGCATTGCGATTTCGCGTGTTTGATGTACAAACATTTGGTCCAAAAGCCCCCGAAGGAACGCGTTTTGGAAATTATCACGGAAGCTGTCAAAATTGAGCAAGAATTTTTGACTGATGCCTTGCCGGTTGCCATGTTGGGCATGAATTGCGAACTTATGTCGCAATATATCGAATTTGTGGCAGATCGATTGCTCTTGGAATTGGAACAAGAGAAATattacaacacaaaaaatccgtTCAGTTTCATGGAATTCATCTCGTTGGAGGGCAAAACGaactttttcgagaaaaaagttGGAGAATATCAAAAGGCAGGCGTCATGGCGAGTCGTCTTGACAACGTTTTCACATTAGATGCCGATTTCTAA
- the LOC134831646 gene encoding charged multivesicular body protein 5, protein MNRLFGKGKPKEPGPSISDCIAGVDARADGIEEKVRKLETELKKYKDQMAKMREGPAKNSVKQKALRVLKQKRQYESQLENLRNQSFNMEQANYTVSTLKDTQATVAAMKDSAKVMKKEFKKINIDQIDDLQDEMADFMDQANEIQEALGQTYNTPEIDEDELQAELDALGDEIALDDDTSYLDDVVKAPAAPDAIPGADSVLAPGTKNKDGILVDEFGLPQIPSSVKTT, encoded by the exons ATGAATCGTTTGTTCGGCAAAGGAAAGCCCAAAGAGCCTGGACCATCAATTTCTGACTGTATAGCTGGC GTCGACGCCCGTGCTGATGGCATCGAAGAGAAGGTTCGCAAGCTCGAAACGGAGCTCAAAAAGTACAAAGATCAAATGGCGAAGATGCGTGAAGGACCCGCCAAGAATTCCGTCAAACAAAAAGCCTTGCGAGTCTTGAAACAAAAACGCCAGTACGAGAGTCAACTTGAAAACTTGCGAAATCAATCGTTTAACATGGAACAAGCGAATTACACAGTCAGCACATTGAAGGATACACAAGCCACGGTTGCTGCGATGAAAGACAGCGCCAAAGTAATGAAAAAGGAATTCAAGAAAATCAACATCGATCAAATCGACGACTTGCAAGATGAAATGGCGGATTTCATGGATCAAGCAAACGAGATCCAAGAAGCATTGGGACAAACTTACAACACTCCCGAGATCGACGAAGACGAGTTACAGGCAGAACTCGATGCGTTGGGCGATGAAATTGCATTAGACGACGACACGTCGTATTTGGATGATGTTGTAAAAGCGCCCGCAGCTCCTGATGCGATCCCCGGAGCAGATTCTGTGCTTGCGCCGGGCACCAAGAACAAAGACGGCATTCTCGTCGACGAATTTGGATTACCTCAAATACCATCGTCCGTGAAAACGACATAA